A genomic segment from Castor canadensis chromosome 1, mCasCan1.hap1v2, whole genome shotgun sequence encodes:
- the Ttk gene encoding dual specificity protein kinase TTK isoform X1: MEAEELSGRELTIDSIMSKVRDIKNKFKNEDLTDELSLNKVSADTTDNSGTVNQIMMMANNPEDWLNFLLKLEKNSVPLNDALLNKLIGRYSQAIEALPPDKYGQNESFARIQVRFAELKAIQEPDDARDYFQMARANCKKFAFVHISFAQFELSQGNFKKSKQLLHKAVESGAVPLEMLEIAICNLNLQKKQLLSEEEKKGLSASTMFTAQESFSSSVGHLQNKDMGCDSRGQSTKARFLYGENIPPQDGEISHRNPLKQTNKTKRSCPFGRVPVNLLNSPDYHVKTDGSAVPTFTKRNRHISGSECRDLIVPGSKPSGNDSSELRGVKSVQNIHAKESLMSDEKSSELITDSITLKNKTESSLLTKLGETKEHQEPKIPESTKKQWKSNRKSDSVNQNPAVFSNQWHIPDVTPKTDTEQKHTSEQPVLSVSKQSPPISVPKWIDPKSISKTPSRNSLDDYMSCFRTPVVKNDFPPSYPSSTPYHQLACFQQQQVPVTPLQNLQISGSSSTNECISVKGRIYSILKQIGSGGSSKVFQVLNEKKHIYAIKYVNLEEADNQTIDSYRNEIAYLNKLQQHSDKIIRLYDYEITDQYIYMVMECGNIDLNSWLKKKKSINPWERKSYWKNMLEAVHTIHQHGIVHSDLKPANFLIVDGMLKLIDFGIANQMQPDTTSIVKDSQVGTVNYMPPEAIKDMSSPRENGKSKSKISPKSDVWSLGCILYYMTYGKTPFQHIINQISKLHAIIDPNHEIEFPDIPEKDLQDVLKCCLIRDPKQRISIPELLVHPYVQIQTHAGNQIAKGTTDEMKYVLGQLVGLNSPNSILKAAKTLYERYSSGESHDSSASKTFEKKLEKK; the protein is encoded by the exons ATGGAGGCTGAGGAGTTAAGTGGCAGAGAATTGACAATCGATTCCATAATGAGCAAAGTGagagatattaaaaataaatttaaaaatgaagatcttaCTGATGAGCTAAGCTTGAATAAAGTCTCTGCTGATACTACAg ATAACTCAGGAACTGTTAACCAAATTATGATGATGGCGAACAACCCAGAGGACTGGTTGAATTTCTTGCTTAAGTTAGAGAAAAATAGTGTCCCCCTGAATGATgctcttttaaataaattaattggtCGTTACAGTCAAGCAATCGAAGCACTTCCTCCAGATAAATATGGCCAAAATGAGAGTTTTGCTCGAATTCAAGTGAGATTTGCTGAATTAAAAGC TATTCAAGAGCCTGATGATGCACGTGACTACTTTCAAATGGCCAGAGCAAACTGCAAAAAGTTTGCTTTTGTGCATATATCTTTTGCACAATTTGAACTGTCTCAAG gtaattttaaaaaaagtaagcaACTTCTTCATAAAGCTGTAGAAAGTGGAGCAGTACCGTTAGAAATGCTGGAAATTGCCATATGTAATTTAAACCTCCAAAAGAAGCAGCTGCtttcagaggaggaaaagaagggttTATCAG CATCTACAATGTTTACTGCTCAAGAATCATTCTCCAGTTCAGTTGGACATTTACAAAATAAGGACATGGGTTGTGATTCCAGAGGACAGTCTACCAAAGCCAGGTTTTTGTATGG agAGAACATACCACCACAAGATGGCGAAATAAGTCATCGAAATCCCctgaaacaaactaacaaaactaAACGG TCGTGCCCATTTGGAAGAGTCCCAGTTAACCTGCTAAATAGCCCAGATTATCATGTGAAGACAGATGGTTCAGCTGTGCCAACTTTTACAAAAAG GAATAGACACATATCTGGATCAGAATGCCGAGATTTGATTGTACCTGGATCTAAACCAAGTGGAAATGATTCCTCTGAGTTGAGAGGTGTAAAg TCTGTTCAAAATATCCATGCCAAGGAATCTCTGATGTCAGATGAAAAGAGTTCTGAACTTATTACTGACTCAATAACCCTGAAGAATAAAACTGAATCAAGTCTTCTAACTAAATTAGGAG AAACTAAAGAGCACCAAGAACCAAAGATTCCAGAAAGTACAAAGAAACAGTGGAAATCTAATAGAAAGTCAGACTCGGTGAACCAGAATCCTGCTGTATTTTCAAATCAGTGGCATATTCCAGATGTAACCCCAAAGACTGATACAGAG caGAAACACACCTCTGAGCAACCTGTCTTGTCAGTTTCAAAGCAGTCACCACCGATATCAGTACCTAAGTGGATTGATCCCAAATCTATTTCTAAGACACCAAGTAGGAATTCCTTGGATGATTACATGAGCTG TTTTAGGACTCCAGTTGTAAAGAATGACTTTCCACCTTCTTATCCGTCATCAACACCTTACCATCAGCTTGCCTGTTTCCAGCAGCAGCAAGTCCCTGTTACTCCTCTTCAAAACTTACAG atttcaggatcctcttcaacaaatgaatgcATTTCAGTTAAAGGAAGAATTTATTCCATATTAAAGCAAATAGGCAGTGGAGGTTCAAGTAAG GTATTTCAGGTATTGAATGAGAAGAAACATATATATGCCATAAAGTATGTGAACTTAGAAGAAGCAGATAACCAAACTATCGATAGTTACCGGAATGAAATAGCATATTTAAATAAACTACAACAACACAGTGATAAGATCATCCGACTTTATGATTA TGAAATCACGGACCAGTATATCTACATGGTAATGGAATGTGGAAATATTGACTTGAATAGttggcttaaaaagaaaaaatccatcaATCCATGGGAACGCAAGAGTTACTGGAAAAATATGTTGGAAGCAGTACACACAATCCATCAACATG gcaTTGTTCATAGTGATCTGAAGCCTGCTAACTTTTTAATAGTTGATGGAATGCTAAAACTAATTGATTTTGGAATTGCAAACCAAATGCAGCCAGATACAACAAGCATTGTTAAGGACTCTCAG GTTGGCACAGTTAATTACATGCCACCAGAAGCAATCAAAGATATGTCATCCCCAAGAGAGAATGGGAAATCCAAGTCAAAG aTAAGCCCCAAAAGTGATGTCTGGTCTTTAGGATGCATTTTGTATTATATGACTTATGGGAAAACACCATTTCAGCATATAATTAATCAGATTTCTAAATTGCATGCCATAATAGATCCTAATCATGAAATTGAGTTTCCTGATATTCCAGAGAAAGATCTTCAAGATGTATTAAAG TGTTGTTTAATAAGGGACCCTAAACAGAGGATATCCATTCCTGAGCTCCTGGTACATCCATATGTCCAAATTCAAACTCATGCAG GTAACCAGATAGCTAAGGGAACCACTGATGAAATGAAATATGTCCTGGGTCAACTTGTTGGTCTGAATTCTCCTAACTCTATTTTGAAAGCTGCTAAA ACTTTATATGAACGGTACAGTAGTGGTGAAAGTCATGATTCTTCAGCATCCAAGACATTTgaaaaaaagttggaaaaaaaatga
- the Ttk gene encoding dual specificity protein kinase TTK isoform X3 gives MEAEELSGRELTIDSIMSKVRDIKNKFKNEDLTDELSLNKVSADTTDNSGTVNQIMMMANNPEDWLNFLLKLEKNSVPLNDALLNKLIGRYSQAIEALPPDKYGQNESFARIQVRFAELKAIQEPDDARDYFQMARANCKKFAFVHISFAQFELSQGNFKKSKQLLHKAVESGAVPLEMLEIAICNLNLQKKQLLSEEEKKGLSASTMFTAQESFSSSVGHLQNKDMGCDSRGQSTKARFLYGENIPPQDGEISHRNPLKQTNKTKRSCPFGRVPVNLLNSPDYHVKTDGSAVPTFTKRHISGSECRDLIVPGSKPSGNDSSELRGVKSVQNIHAKESLMSDEKSSELITDSITLKNKTESSLLTKLGETKEHQEPKIPESTKKQWKSNRKSDSVNQNPAVFSNQWHIPDVTPKTDTEQKHTSEQPVLSVSKQSPPISVPKWIDPKSISKTPSRNSLDDYMSCFRTPVVKNDFPPSYPSSTPYHQLACFQQQQVPVTPLQNLQISGSSSTNECISVKGRIYSILKQIGSGGSSKVFQVLNEKKHIYAIKYVNLEEADNQTIDSYRNEIAYLNKLQQHSDKIIRLYDYEITDQYIYMVMECGNIDLNSWLKKKKSINPWERKSYWKNMLEAVHTIHQHGIVHSDLKPANFLIVDGMLKLIDFGIANQMQPDTTSIVKDSQVGTVNYMPPEAIKDMSSPRENGKSKSKISPKSDVWSLGCILYYMTYGKTPFQHIINQISKLHAIIDPNHEIEFPDIPEKDLQDVLKCCLIRDPKQRISIPELLVHPYVQIQTHAGNQIAKGTTDEMKYVLGQLVGLNSPNSILKAAKTLYERYSSGESHDSSASKTFEKKLEKK, from the exons ATGGAGGCTGAGGAGTTAAGTGGCAGAGAATTGACAATCGATTCCATAATGAGCAAAGTGagagatattaaaaataaatttaaaaatgaagatcttaCTGATGAGCTAAGCTTGAATAAAGTCTCTGCTGATACTACAg ATAACTCAGGAACTGTTAACCAAATTATGATGATGGCGAACAACCCAGAGGACTGGTTGAATTTCTTGCTTAAGTTAGAGAAAAATAGTGTCCCCCTGAATGATgctcttttaaataaattaattggtCGTTACAGTCAAGCAATCGAAGCACTTCCTCCAGATAAATATGGCCAAAATGAGAGTTTTGCTCGAATTCAAGTGAGATTTGCTGAATTAAAAGC TATTCAAGAGCCTGATGATGCACGTGACTACTTTCAAATGGCCAGAGCAAACTGCAAAAAGTTTGCTTTTGTGCATATATCTTTTGCACAATTTGAACTGTCTCAAG gtaattttaaaaaaagtaagcaACTTCTTCATAAAGCTGTAGAAAGTGGAGCAGTACCGTTAGAAATGCTGGAAATTGCCATATGTAATTTAAACCTCCAAAAGAAGCAGCTGCtttcagaggaggaaaagaagggttTATCAG CATCTACAATGTTTACTGCTCAAGAATCATTCTCCAGTTCAGTTGGACATTTACAAAATAAGGACATGGGTTGTGATTCCAGAGGACAGTCTACCAAAGCCAGGTTTTTGTATGG agAGAACATACCACCACAAGATGGCGAAATAAGTCATCGAAATCCCctgaaacaaactaacaaaactaAACGG TCGTGCCCATTTGGAAGAGTCCCAGTTAACCTGCTAAATAGCCCAGATTATCATGTGAAGACAGATGGTTCAGCTGTGCCAACTTTTACAAAAAG ACACATATCTGGATCAGAATGCCGAGATTTGATTGTACCTGGATCTAAACCAAGTGGAAATGATTCCTCTGAGTTGAGAGGTGTAAAg TCTGTTCAAAATATCCATGCCAAGGAATCTCTGATGTCAGATGAAAAGAGTTCTGAACTTATTACTGACTCAATAACCCTGAAGAATAAAACTGAATCAAGTCTTCTAACTAAATTAGGAG AAACTAAAGAGCACCAAGAACCAAAGATTCCAGAAAGTACAAAGAAACAGTGGAAATCTAATAGAAAGTCAGACTCGGTGAACCAGAATCCTGCTGTATTTTCAAATCAGTGGCATATTCCAGATGTAACCCCAAAGACTGATACAGAG caGAAACACACCTCTGAGCAACCTGTCTTGTCAGTTTCAAAGCAGTCACCACCGATATCAGTACCTAAGTGGATTGATCCCAAATCTATTTCTAAGACACCAAGTAGGAATTCCTTGGATGATTACATGAGCTG TTTTAGGACTCCAGTTGTAAAGAATGACTTTCCACCTTCTTATCCGTCATCAACACCTTACCATCAGCTTGCCTGTTTCCAGCAGCAGCAAGTCCCTGTTACTCCTCTTCAAAACTTACAG atttcaggatcctcttcaacaaatgaatgcATTTCAGTTAAAGGAAGAATTTATTCCATATTAAAGCAAATAGGCAGTGGAGGTTCAAGTAAG GTATTTCAGGTATTGAATGAGAAGAAACATATATATGCCATAAAGTATGTGAACTTAGAAGAAGCAGATAACCAAACTATCGATAGTTACCGGAATGAAATAGCATATTTAAATAAACTACAACAACACAGTGATAAGATCATCCGACTTTATGATTA TGAAATCACGGACCAGTATATCTACATGGTAATGGAATGTGGAAATATTGACTTGAATAGttggcttaaaaagaaaaaatccatcaATCCATGGGAACGCAAGAGTTACTGGAAAAATATGTTGGAAGCAGTACACACAATCCATCAACATG gcaTTGTTCATAGTGATCTGAAGCCTGCTAACTTTTTAATAGTTGATGGAATGCTAAAACTAATTGATTTTGGAATTGCAAACCAAATGCAGCCAGATACAACAAGCATTGTTAAGGACTCTCAG GTTGGCACAGTTAATTACATGCCACCAGAAGCAATCAAAGATATGTCATCCCCAAGAGAGAATGGGAAATCCAAGTCAAAG aTAAGCCCCAAAAGTGATGTCTGGTCTTTAGGATGCATTTTGTATTATATGACTTATGGGAAAACACCATTTCAGCATATAATTAATCAGATTTCTAAATTGCATGCCATAATAGATCCTAATCATGAAATTGAGTTTCCTGATATTCCAGAGAAAGATCTTCAAGATGTATTAAAG TGTTGTTTAATAAGGGACCCTAAACAGAGGATATCCATTCCTGAGCTCCTGGTACATCCATATGTCCAAATTCAAACTCATGCAG GTAACCAGATAGCTAAGGGAACCACTGATGAAATGAAATATGTCCTGGGTCAACTTGTTGGTCTGAATTCTCCTAACTCTATTTTGAAAGCTGCTAAA ACTTTATATGAACGGTACAGTAGTGGTGAAAGTCATGATTCTTCAGCATCCAAGACATTTgaaaaaaagttggaaaaaaaatga
- the Ttk gene encoding dual specificity protein kinase TTK isoform X7, which produces MEAEELSGRELTIDSIMSKVRDIKNKFKNEDLTDELSLNKVSADTTDNSGTVNQIMMMANNPEDWLNFLLKLEKNSVPLNDALLNKLIGRYSQAIEALPPDKYGQNESFARIQVRFAELKAIQEPDDARDYFQMARANCKKFAFVHISFAQFELSQGNFKKSKQLLHKAVESGAVPLEMLEIAICNLNLQKKQLLSEEEKKGLSASTMFTAQESFSSSVGHLQNKDMGCDSRGQSTKARFLYGENIPPQDGEISHRNPLKQTNKTKRSCPFGRVPVNLLNSPDYHVKTDGSAVPTFTKRNRHISGSECRDLIVPGSKPSGNDSSELRGVKSVQNIHAKESLMSDEKSSELITDSITLKNKTESSLLTKLGETKEHQEPKIPESTKKQWKSNRKSDSVNQNPAVFSNQWHIPDVTPKTDTEQKHTSEQPVLSVSKQSPPISVPKWIDPKSISKTPSRNSLDDYMSCFRTPVVKNDFPPSYPSSTPYHQLACFQQQQVPVTPLQNLQISGSSSTNECISVKGRIYSILKQIGSGGSSKVFQVLNEKKHIYAIKYVNLEEADNQTIDSYRNEIAYLNKLQQHSDKIIRLYDYEITDQYIYMVMECGNIDLNSWLKKKKSINPWERKSYWKNMLEAVHTIHQHGIVHSDLKPANFLIVDGMLKLIDFGIANQMQPDTTSIVKDSQVGTVNYMPPEAIKDMSSPRENGKSKSKCCLIRDPKQRISIPELLVHPYVQIQTHAGNQIAKGTTDEMKYVLGQLVGLNSPNSILKAAKTLYERYSSGESHDSSASKTFEKKLEKK; this is translated from the exons ATGGAGGCTGAGGAGTTAAGTGGCAGAGAATTGACAATCGATTCCATAATGAGCAAAGTGagagatattaaaaataaatttaaaaatgaagatcttaCTGATGAGCTAAGCTTGAATAAAGTCTCTGCTGATACTACAg ATAACTCAGGAACTGTTAACCAAATTATGATGATGGCGAACAACCCAGAGGACTGGTTGAATTTCTTGCTTAAGTTAGAGAAAAATAGTGTCCCCCTGAATGATgctcttttaaataaattaattggtCGTTACAGTCAAGCAATCGAAGCACTTCCTCCAGATAAATATGGCCAAAATGAGAGTTTTGCTCGAATTCAAGTGAGATTTGCTGAATTAAAAGC TATTCAAGAGCCTGATGATGCACGTGACTACTTTCAAATGGCCAGAGCAAACTGCAAAAAGTTTGCTTTTGTGCATATATCTTTTGCACAATTTGAACTGTCTCAAG gtaattttaaaaaaagtaagcaACTTCTTCATAAAGCTGTAGAAAGTGGAGCAGTACCGTTAGAAATGCTGGAAATTGCCATATGTAATTTAAACCTCCAAAAGAAGCAGCTGCtttcagaggaggaaaagaagggttTATCAG CATCTACAATGTTTACTGCTCAAGAATCATTCTCCAGTTCAGTTGGACATTTACAAAATAAGGACATGGGTTGTGATTCCAGAGGACAGTCTACCAAAGCCAGGTTTTTGTATGG agAGAACATACCACCACAAGATGGCGAAATAAGTCATCGAAATCCCctgaaacaaactaacaaaactaAACGG TCGTGCCCATTTGGAAGAGTCCCAGTTAACCTGCTAAATAGCCCAGATTATCATGTGAAGACAGATGGTTCAGCTGTGCCAACTTTTACAAAAAG GAATAGACACATATCTGGATCAGAATGCCGAGATTTGATTGTACCTGGATCTAAACCAAGTGGAAATGATTCCTCTGAGTTGAGAGGTGTAAAg TCTGTTCAAAATATCCATGCCAAGGAATCTCTGATGTCAGATGAAAAGAGTTCTGAACTTATTACTGACTCAATAACCCTGAAGAATAAAACTGAATCAAGTCTTCTAACTAAATTAGGAG AAACTAAAGAGCACCAAGAACCAAAGATTCCAGAAAGTACAAAGAAACAGTGGAAATCTAATAGAAAGTCAGACTCGGTGAACCAGAATCCTGCTGTATTTTCAAATCAGTGGCATATTCCAGATGTAACCCCAAAGACTGATACAGAG caGAAACACACCTCTGAGCAACCTGTCTTGTCAGTTTCAAAGCAGTCACCACCGATATCAGTACCTAAGTGGATTGATCCCAAATCTATTTCTAAGACACCAAGTAGGAATTCCTTGGATGATTACATGAGCTG TTTTAGGACTCCAGTTGTAAAGAATGACTTTCCACCTTCTTATCCGTCATCAACACCTTACCATCAGCTTGCCTGTTTCCAGCAGCAGCAAGTCCCTGTTACTCCTCTTCAAAACTTACAG atttcaggatcctcttcaacaaatgaatgcATTTCAGTTAAAGGAAGAATTTATTCCATATTAAAGCAAATAGGCAGTGGAGGTTCAAGTAAG GTATTTCAGGTATTGAATGAGAAGAAACATATATATGCCATAAAGTATGTGAACTTAGAAGAAGCAGATAACCAAACTATCGATAGTTACCGGAATGAAATAGCATATTTAAATAAACTACAACAACACAGTGATAAGATCATCCGACTTTATGATTA TGAAATCACGGACCAGTATATCTACATGGTAATGGAATGTGGAAATATTGACTTGAATAGttggcttaaaaagaaaaaatccatcaATCCATGGGAACGCAAGAGTTACTGGAAAAATATGTTGGAAGCAGTACACACAATCCATCAACATG gcaTTGTTCATAGTGATCTGAAGCCTGCTAACTTTTTAATAGTTGATGGAATGCTAAAACTAATTGATTTTGGAATTGCAAACCAAATGCAGCCAGATACAACAAGCATTGTTAAGGACTCTCAG GTTGGCACAGTTAATTACATGCCACCAGAAGCAATCAAAGATATGTCATCCCCAAGAGAGAATGGGAAATCCAAGTCAAAG TGTTGTTTAATAAGGGACCCTAAACAGAGGATATCCATTCCTGAGCTCCTGGTACATCCATATGTCCAAATTCAAACTCATGCAG GTAACCAGATAGCTAAGGGAACCACTGATGAAATGAAATATGTCCTGGGTCAACTTGTTGGTCTGAATTCTCCTAACTCTATTTTGAAAGCTGCTAAA ACTTTATATGAACGGTACAGTAGTGGTGAAAGTCATGATTCTTCAGCATCCAAGACATTTgaaaaaaagttggaaaaaaaatga
- the Ttk gene encoding dual specificity protein kinase TTK isoform X4: MEAEELSGRELTIDSIMSKVRDIKNKFKNEDLTDELSLNKVSADTTDNSGTVNQIMMMANNPEDWLNFLLKLEKNSVPLNDALLNKLIGRYSQAIEALPPDKYGQNESFARIQVRFAELKAIQEPDDARDYFQMARANCKKFAFVHISFAQFELSQGNFKKSKQLLHKAVESGAVPLEMLEIAICNLNLQKKQLLSEEEKKGLSASTMFTAQESFSSSVGHLQNKDMGCDSRGQSTKARFLYGENIPPQDGEISHRNPLKQTNKTKRSCPFGRVPVNLLNSPDYHVKTDGSAVPTFTKRHISGSECRDLIVPGSKPSGNDSSELRGVKSVQNIHAKESLMSDEKSSELITDSITLKNKTESSLLTKLGETKEHQEPKIPESTKKQWKSNRKSDSVNQNPAVFSNQWHIPDVTPKTDTEKHTSEQPVLSVSKQSPPISVPKWIDPKSISKTPSRNSLDDYMSCFRTPVVKNDFPPSYPSSTPYHQLACFQQQQVPVTPLQNLQISGSSSTNECISVKGRIYSILKQIGSGGSSKVFQVLNEKKHIYAIKYVNLEEADNQTIDSYRNEIAYLNKLQQHSDKIIRLYDYEITDQYIYMVMECGNIDLNSWLKKKKSINPWERKSYWKNMLEAVHTIHQHGIVHSDLKPANFLIVDGMLKLIDFGIANQMQPDTTSIVKDSQVGTVNYMPPEAIKDMSSPRENGKSKSKISPKSDVWSLGCILYYMTYGKTPFQHIINQISKLHAIIDPNHEIEFPDIPEKDLQDVLKCCLIRDPKQRISIPELLVHPYVQIQTHAGNQIAKGTTDEMKYVLGQLVGLNSPNSILKAAKTLYERYSSGESHDSSASKTFEKKLEKK, translated from the exons ATGGAGGCTGAGGAGTTAAGTGGCAGAGAATTGACAATCGATTCCATAATGAGCAAAGTGagagatattaaaaataaatttaaaaatgaagatcttaCTGATGAGCTAAGCTTGAATAAAGTCTCTGCTGATACTACAg ATAACTCAGGAACTGTTAACCAAATTATGATGATGGCGAACAACCCAGAGGACTGGTTGAATTTCTTGCTTAAGTTAGAGAAAAATAGTGTCCCCCTGAATGATgctcttttaaataaattaattggtCGTTACAGTCAAGCAATCGAAGCACTTCCTCCAGATAAATATGGCCAAAATGAGAGTTTTGCTCGAATTCAAGTGAGATTTGCTGAATTAAAAGC TATTCAAGAGCCTGATGATGCACGTGACTACTTTCAAATGGCCAGAGCAAACTGCAAAAAGTTTGCTTTTGTGCATATATCTTTTGCACAATTTGAACTGTCTCAAG gtaattttaaaaaaagtaagcaACTTCTTCATAAAGCTGTAGAAAGTGGAGCAGTACCGTTAGAAATGCTGGAAATTGCCATATGTAATTTAAACCTCCAAAAGAAGCAGCTGCtttcagaggaggaaaagaagggttTATCAG CATCTACAATGTTTACTGCTCAAGAATCATTCTCCAGTTCAGTTGGACATTTACAAAATAAGGACATGGGTTGTGATTCCAGAGGACAGTCTACCAAAGCCAGGTTTTTGTATGG agAGAACATACCACCACAAGATGGCGAAATAAGTCATCGAAATCCCctgaaacaaactaacaaaactaAACGG TCGTGCCCATTTGGAAGAGTCCCAGTTAACCTGCTAAATAGCCCAGATTATCATGTGAAGACAGATGGTTCAGCTGTGCCAACTTTTACAAAAAG ACACATATCTGGATCAGAATGCCGAGATTTGATTGTACCTGGATCTAAACCAAGTGGAAATGATTCCTCTGAGTTGAGAGGTGTAAAg TCTGTTCAAAATATCCATGCCAAGGAATCTCTGATGTCAGATGAAAAGAGTTCTGAACTTATTACTGACTCAATAACCCTGAAGAATAAAACTGAATCAAGTCTTCTAACTAAATTAGGAG AAACTAAAGAGCACCAAGAACCAAAGATTCCAGAAAGTACAAAGAAACAGTGGAAATCTAATAGAAAGTCAGACTCGGTGAACCAGAATCCTGCTGTATTTTCAAATCAGTGGCATATTCCAGATGTAACCCCAAAGACTGATACAGAG AAACACACCTCTGAGCAACCTGTCTTGTCAGTTTCAAAGCAGTCACCACCGATATCAGTACCTAAGTGGATTGATCCCAAATCTATTTCTAAGACACCAAGTAGGAATTCCTTGGATGATTACATGAGCTG TTTTAGGACTCCAGTTGTAAAGAATGACTTTCCACCTTCTTATCCGTCATCAACACCTTACCATCAGCTTGCCTGTTTCCAGCAGCAGCAAGTCCCTGTTACTCCTCTTCAAAACTTACAG atttcaggatcctcttcaacaaatgaatgcATTTCAGTTAAAGGAAGAATTTATTCCATATTAAAGCAAATAGGCAGTGGAGGTTCAAGTAAG GTATTTCAGGTATTGAATGAGAAGAAACATATATATGCCATAAAGTATGTGAACTTAGAAGAAGCAGATAACCAAACTATCGATAGTTACCGGAATGAAATAGCATATTTAAATAAACTACAACAACACAGTGATAAGATCATCCGACTTTATGATTA TGAAATCACGGACCAGTATATCTACATGGTAATGGAATGTGGAAATATTGACTTGAATAGttggcttaaaaagaaaaaatccatcaATCCATGGGAACGCAAGAGTTACTGGAAAAATATGTTGGAAGCAGTACACACAATCCATCAACATG gcaTTGTTCATAGTGATCTGAAGCCTGCTAACTTTTTAATAGTTGATGGAATGCTAAAACTAATTGATTTTGGAATTGCAAACCAAATGCAGCCAGATACAACAAGCATTGTTAAGGACTCTCAG GTTGGCACAGTTAATTACATGCCACCAGAAGCAATCAAAGATATGTCATCCCCAAGAGAGAATGGGAAATCCAAGTCAAAG aTAAGCCCCAAAAGTGATGTCTGGTCTTTAGGATGCATTTTGTATTATATGACTTATGGGAAAACACCATTTCAGCATATAATTAATCAGATTTCTAAATTGCATGCCATAATAGATCCTAATCATGAAATTGAGTTTCCTGATATTCCAGAGAAAGATCTTCAAGATGTATTAAAG TGTTGTTTAATAAGGGACCCTAAACAGAGGATATCCATTCCTGAGCTCCTGGTACATCCATATGTCCAAATTCAAACTCATGCAG GTAACCAGATAGCTAAGGGAACCACTGATGAAATGAAATATGTCCTGGGTCAACTTGTTGGTCTGAATTCTCCTAACTCTATTTTGAAAGCTGCTAAA ACTTTATATGAACGGTACAGTAGTGGTGAAAGTCATGATTCTTCAGCATCCAAGACATTTgaaaaaaagttggaaaaaaaatga